In Acidobacteriota bacterium, the following are encoded in one genomic region:
- a CDS encoding MFS transporter, whose amino-acid sequence MPYHIFSPAPLRWPLIEQGRHRARLTFRAMRHRDFTLFWLGQWVSVIGTWMQTMALSWLVYRLTDSALILGVLAAVRFGPSLLGSPFAGVLADRFPRRNLVLLTQSASLLLASTLAALTLTGAVKVWHILTLALIQGVVDTLDMTARQTMQMDLVGPDDLQSAVALNSAAFNTGRMVGPAVAGVLVAAYGEGICFAINAASYLAVLVALLSIRGIAATPRSGASVGRDLLEGMRFTWGHPTIRTVLLAVAVTSMAGLSYSTLLPVLARDILKAGAPGYGLLLSCVGVGAIAGALGAAARRGNQGVGGLIGLGQAALGTGLIALGLSRLLWVSCAWMVLVGVAVTMQLAVTNALLQTTAPPAMRGRVISLYIWFFTGLSPIGGLAAGWVAEHLGAPLTAMGGGAICLASALWTRRAWRRSAAAHLHDSAAAEPPAAS is encoded by the coding sequence ATGCCCTATCACATCTTCTCACCGGCTCCGCTGCGCTGGCCCCTGATCGAGCAAGGGCGGCACCGCGCCCGCCTCACCTTCCGTGCCATGCGCCACCGCGATTTCACCCTGTTCTGGCTGGGGCAATGGGTGTCGGTCATCGGCACCTGGATGCAGACCATGGCCCTGTCATGGCTGGTCTACCGGCTCACTGATTCGGCGCTCATCCTCGGCGTGCTGGCGGCAGTCCGCTTCGGCCCGTCGCTGCTGGGCTCGCCCTTCGCCGGCGTGCTGGCCGACCGCTTCCCCCGCCGCAACCTGGTCCTGCTGACCCAGTCGGCCAGCCTGCTGCTGGCGTCGACGCTGGCCGCGCTGACGCTCACCGGCGCGGTGAAGGTCTGGCACATCCTGACGCTGGCCCTCATCCAGGGAGTGGTGGACACGCTGGACATGACCGCCCGCCAGACCATGCAGATGGACCTCGTGGGACCGGACGACCTGCAGAGCGCCGTGGCGCTCAATTCGGCCGCGTTCAACACCGGCCGCATGGTGGGGCCGGCGGTGGCCGGCGTGCTGGTGGCCGCCTACGGCGAAGGGATCTGCTTCGCCATCAACGCCGCCAGCTACCTCGCCGTGCTGGTGGCTCTGCTCAGCATCCGGGGAATTGCGGCTACGCCACGCTCGGGCGCCAGCGTCGGTCGCGACCTGCTCGAGGGAATGCGCTTCACCTGGGGCCACCCCACCATCCGGACGGTGCTCCTGGCTGTCGCCGTCACGTCGATGGCCGGGCTGTCCTATTCCACCCTGCTGCCGGTGCTGGCCCGGGACATCCTGAAAGCGGGCGCGCCCGGCTACGGCCTGCTCCTGTCATGCGTGGGGGTGGGAGCCATCGCCGGGGCGCTGGGGGCCGCCGCGCGACGGGGCAACCAGGGAGTCGGCGGGCTCATCGGCCTCGGCCAGGCGGCGCTCGGGACCGGACTCATCGCCCTGGGCTTGAGCCGCTTGCTCTGGGTCTCCTGCGCCTGGATGGTGCTGGTGGGAGTGGCGGTGACCATGCAGCTGGCCGTGACCAACGCGCTGTTGCAGACCACCGCGCCGCCGGCCATGCGCGGGCGCGTCATCTCGCTCTACATCTGGTTTTTCACCGGCCTGTCCCCCATCGGAGGGCTCGCGGCCGGCTGGGTGGCCGAACACCTTGGCGCACCGCTCACGGCCATGGGCGGCGGCGCCATCTGCCTGGCCAGCGCGTTGTGGACGCGCCGGGCCTGGCGCCGGTCCGCGGCGGCTCACCTCCACGATTCCGCTGCGGCTGAACCGCCGGCGGCGTCCTGA
- a CDS encoding nucleotidyltransferase family protein — MFQELLQRIARAFDRANIPYMVIGGQAVLLYGEPRLTRDIDITVGLDSSGLHQVLAIVRELGLRVLVDPAEPFVRDTMVLPTIEDSSTIRVDIVFSFSAYEQAALARVRPHPIGKTKVCFASLEDLVIHKIIAGRSRDLEDVRVVLLKNPGFDRDYIEHWLKLFDESLTESYLGTFRSILNELQS, encoded by the coding sequence GTGTTCCAAGAACTGCTGCAACGGATCGCCCGAGCATTTGATCGGGCGAACATCCCCTACATGGTGATCGGCGGACAGGCCGTCCTCCTGTACGGTGAACCCCGCCTGACCCGCGACATCGACATCACCGTCGGTCTGGACAGCAGCGGGCTGCATCAAGTTCTCGCGATCGTCCGCGAGCTGGGCTTGCGCGTATTGGTGGATCCGGCTGAACCGTTTGTCCGGGACACCATGGTGCTGCCCACCATCGAGGATAGCAGCACGATTCGGGTGGATATCGTGTTCTCGTTTTCGGCTTACGAACAGGCGGCGCTGGCACGGGTGCGCCCGCACCCCATCGGGAAGACCAAGGTCTGTTTTGCCTCCCTGGAGGACCTGGTCATTCATAAAATCATTGCCGGACGGAGCCGGGATCTGGAGGACGTGCGAGTCGTCCTGCTGAAGAATCCAGGATTCGACAGGGATTACATTGAACATTGGCTGAAGCTGTTCGATGAATCGCTGACCGAGAGCTATCTGGGAACCTTCCGCTCCATTCTTAACGAACTGCAGAGTTGA
- a CDS encoding DUF664 domain-containing protein has product MRIVDPFIKELEFEAVSIRKMLARVPEKDFGWKPHPKSMSMGQLASHVADTLSWVKLILEQPVMNMGEGEYKPWLATSTAELTAHFEKHLAEALAALDACSAADMRKKWALKSGDAVYMNEPRTTVMRGVIINHLIHHRGQLSVYLRLRDVPVPSIYGPSADEAS; this is encoded by the coding sequence ATGCGCATCGTGGATCCGTTCATCAAGGAGTTGGAATTCGAGGCCGTGTCCATCCGCAAGATGCTGGCGCGGGTGCCGGAGAAGGACTTCGGCTGGAAACCCCACCCGAAATCCATGAGCATGGGCCAACTGGCGTCTCACGTGGCCGACACGCTGAGCTGGGTGAAGCTCATCCTGGAGCAGCCCGTGATGAACATGGGCGAGGGCGAGTACAAGCCGTGGCTGGCCACGAGCACGGCGGAGCTGACGGCCCACTTCGAGAAGCACCTGGCCGAGGCGCTGGCGGCGCTGGACGCGTGCAGCGCCGCCGACATGAGGAAGAAGTGGGCCCTCAAGTCGGGCGACGCCGTCTACATGAACGAGCCGCGCACCACGGTGATGCGCGGGGTGATCATCAACCATTTGATCCACCACCGCGGCCAGCTCTCGGTGTACCTGCGCCTGCGCGACGTGCCGGTGCCCTCCATCTACGGCCCCTCGGCGGACGAGGCAAGCTGA
- a CDS encoding cation transporter: MNDDHTPAGSLQGIRTAFLLNLAFTLFEIAGGLWTNSIAILADALHDLGDSFALGAAWYLEKISGRKGDARYSYGYRRFALVGALISAGVLIAGSLLIVTEAVPRLLHPVRAHAPGMIVLAVVGCVVNGVAALRLRRTSGFNARMVAWHLVEDALGWLAILIAGAVLLVRDVPALDPALSILITLWVLWNVVRNLRRTMGVFLQGTPEDVDLPALEAELRGIEGIADLHHTHVWSMDGVHHVLTTHAVIAADAGKEDQLRIKEAVQEVVARRGIAHTTVELEYADERCRIRHENCR, from the coding sequence ATGAACGATGACCACACACCAGCCGGCAGCCTGCAGGGCATTCGCACGGCGTTTCTGCTGAACCTGGCCTTCACCCTGTTCGAGATCGCGGGCGGCCTCTGGACGAACTCCATCGCCATCCTGGCGGACGCCCTCCACGATCTGGGTGACTCGTTCGCCCTCGGCGCGGCCTGGTACCTCGAGAAGATTTCCGGTCGCAAGGGGGACGCGCGGTACTCCTACGGCTACCGGCGCTTCGCGCTCGTGGGCGCGTTGATCAGCGCCGGCGTGCTCATCGCCGGGTCGCTCCTCATCGTGACCGAGGCGGTGCCGCGGCTGCTGCACCCCGTGCGGGCCCACGCCCCCGGCATGATCGTCCTGGCCGTGGTGGGCTGCGTCGTCAACGGCGTGGCGGCCCTCCGGCTCCGGCGCACATCCGGCTTCAACGCCCGCATGGTCGCCTGGCACCTGGTGGAGGACGCCCTGGGATGGCTGGCGATCCTGATCGCCGGGGCGGTGCTGCTGGTGCGCGACGTGCCGGCGTTGGATCCGGCCCTGTCCATCCTGATCACCCTGTGGGTGCTCTGGAACGTGGTGCGCAACCTGCGCCGGACCATGGGGGTGTTCCTGCAGGGGACGCCCGAAGACGTGGATCTGCCCGCCCTGGAGGCGGAGTTGCGCGGGATCGAGGGGATCGCGGACCTGCACCACACCCATGTCTGGAGCATGGACGGCGTCCACCATGTGCTCACCACCCATGCCGTGATCGCCGCGGATGCCGGCAAGGAAGACCAGCTCCGGATCAAGGAGGCCGTCCAGGAGGTGGTGGCGCGGCGTGGCATCGCCCACACCACGGTGGAACTGGAGTACGCCGACGAACGCTGCCGGATTCGGCACGAGAACTGCCGGTAA
- a CDS encoding GAF domain-containing protein: MDRKQKQERYGRIRDQLAELFTKTGDPVARMATAVALLHHKMPHYFWTGFYRLVDGTLTVGPYQGPLACQVLQAHTGVCWAGIDRGEPVVVADVHAFPGHIACDSRSRSEIVVPLRDAAGRIVGVLDVDSDEPAAFDEVDRAGLLPIVAMIHA; the protein is encoded by the coding sequence ATGGATCGGAAACAGAAGCAGGAACGGTACGGGCGCATCCGCGACCAGCTGGCGGAGCTGTTCACCAAGACCGGTGACCCCGTCGCCCGGATGGCCACCGCGGTGGCGTTGCTCCACCACAAGATGCCCCACTATTTCTGGACGGGATTCTACCGTCTCGTGGACGGCACGCTCACCGTGGGTCCGTACCAGGGCCCGCTGGCCTGCCAGGTGCTGCAGGCCCACACCGGCGTCTGCTGGGCGGGGATCGACCGCGGCGAGCCGGTGGTGGTGGCCGACGTGCACGCATTCCCCGGCCACATCGCCTGCGACTCCCGCTCGCGGTCGGAGATCGTCGTGCCGCTCCGCGACGCGGCGGGGCGGATCGTCGGCGTCCTCGACGTGGACAGCGACGAGCCGGCCGCGTTCGACGAGGTGGACCGCGCGGGGCTGCTCCCCATCGTGGCCATGATCCACGCGTGA